TGAGCCTGGGGGCGGTTATTCACAGGGCTTAATCCACAGAATTCGGCTGCAGAGGGCCATATTTCGCCCACGACGAAGCCGCCGATACGCTGGATGGCGTTCGGCAAGCTCGAAATTCGTGGAGGAAATACGCGGGAGGGGCTTTTAGCCGTGATCCCTACGGATCACGGCGAGCCTGTTCGTTCTGTCTGAAAGAGGATGTTACTTGCCGATGCAGAAGCTGGAGAAGATCCGGCCCAGCAGGTCATCTGAGCTGAAAGCACCGGTGATTTCCCCCAGGGATTGCTGAGCCTGGCGCAAATCTTCGGCCAATAGCTCGCCGGCACCGGCCAGGGTCAGCTGCGAACGGCCATGTTCCAGCGCGGCGCTGGCGTGATGCAGGGCTTCCAGGTGACGCCGGCGTGCGCTGAAGCTGCTCTCGGATGTCTGCTCATAGCCCATGCAGGCCTTGAGATGTTCGCGCAACAGTTCCAGGCCTTCGCCCCCAGCCTTGGCGCTCAGGCTGATCGTGACGTGGCCGTCGTCGCTGACTTCCAGGCCTATGGTTTCGGCGCTCAGGTCGGCCTTGTTGCGGATCAGGGTGACTTTCGCCGGATCCGGACGCTGCTCCAGGAACTCTGGCCACAAGGCGAAGGGGTCCGCCGCCTCGGGAGCCGTGGCGTCGACCACCAGCAACACGCGATCGGCTTCACCGATGGCCTTGAGCGCCCGCTCCACCCCGATCTTTTCCACCTGGTCATCGGTATCGCGCAGTCCCGCGGTGTCCACGACATGCAGCGGCATGCCATCGATGTGGATATGTTCGCGCAGCACATCCCGGGTGGTGCCGGCGATATCGGTGACAATCGCTGCCTCGCGCCCGGCCAGGGCATTGAGCAGGCTGGATTTGCCGGCATTCGGACGCCCGGCAATGACCACGGTCATGCCATCCCGCAGCAGCGCGCCTTGCCCGGCTTCGCGGACCACGGTGGATAACTCGTCCCGCACGGCATCGAGCATCTGCAGGACATGGCCATCGGCCAGGAAGTCGATTTCCTCTTCGGGAAAGTCGATGGCCGCCTCGACATAGATGCGCAGCGCGATCAGTTGCTCGGTCAGGTTATGCACACGCTTGGAGAACGCTCCCTGCAACGAACGCAGGGCATTGCGCGCGGCCTGGGCGGAGCTGGCTTCGATCAGGTCGGCGATGGCTTCGGCCTGGGCCAGGTCGAGTTTGTCGTTGAGGAACGCCCGTTCGCTGAATTCCCCGGGCCGCGCCAGGCGACAGCCCAGTTGCAGGCATCGCTGCAACAACATGTCCAGGACGATCGGGCCGCCGTGGCCCTGCAGTTCCAGCACGTCTTCGCCGGTAAAGGAGTTCGGCCCCGGAAAATACAGGGCGATGCCTTCATCCAGCACCTCGTCCTGGTCACTGAAGAACGCTCCGTAATGGGCGTAGCGCGGCTTCAGCTCACGACCGCTGATGGCCTTCGCGGCAACGCTGGCCAGCGGTCCGGAAATCCGCACGATGCCCACGCCACCACGGCCCTGGGCAGTGGCGACGGCTGCGATGGTTTCACGAGGGACATTCATAACCCGCTCCAGACATTAAAGAGGCAGACAAAAGAGACAGATAGCAAAACGCCCCACTAGGGGGCGTTTTGAGTGGTTATCCACAGAGTAGGTCAGGCAGCTGCTTTCTTGGTAGCCGCTTCGATCTTCCGGGTGATGTACCACTGCTGGGCAATCGACAGGCAGTTGTTCACAACCCAGTACAGCACCAGACCAGCCGGGAACCACAGGAAGAAGAAGGTGAAGATGATCGGCATCATTTTCATCACCTTGGCCTGCATCGGGTCCGGCGGAGTCGGGTTCAGCTGCTGCTGGATGAACATGGTCGCGCCCATGATGATCGGCAGGATGAAGAACGGATCCTTGATCGACAGGTCGGTAATCCACAGCATGAACGGCGCCTGGCGCATTTCCACACTTTCCAGGAGTACCCAGTACAAGGACAGGAACACCGGCATCTGCACGAGGATTGGCAAGCAACCACCCAGCGGATTGATCTTCTCTTTCTTGTACAGCTCCATCATGGCTTGCGACATTTTCTGCCGGTCGTCGCCATGTTGTTCTTTCAGGGCTGCCAGTTTCGGCGCCACGGCACGCATGCGCGCCATGGATTTGTAGCTGGCTGCGGACAGAGGGAAGAAGATCCCCTTGATCAGCATGGTCAGGAAGATGATCGACCAGCCCCAGTTACCCACGATGCTGTGGATATGTTGCAGCAGCCAGAAGATCGGTTGGGCGATGAACCACAGGATGCCGTAGTCGACCGTCAGTTCCAGACCTGGGGACAACTCTTTCAGTACAGCCTGGCTTTTCGGCCCGGCGTACAGAACAGCACTGGTTTCGAGCTTGGCACCCGGTGCAACGCTCAGCGCTGGGCCGGTGTAACCGATGATGTAGTTG
This portion of the Pseudomonas sp. MRSN 12121 genome encodes:
- the mnmE gene encoding tRNA uridine-5-carboxymethylaminomethyl(34) synthesis GTPase MnmE, whose product is MNVPRETIAAVATAQGRGGVGIVRISGPLASVAAKAISGRELKPRYAHYGAFFSDQDEVLDEGIALYFPGPNSFTGEDVLELQGHGGPIVLDMLLQRCLQLGCRLARPGEFSERAFLNDKLDLAQAEAIADLIEASSAQAARNALRSLQGAFSKRVHNLTEQLIALRIYVEAAIDFPEEEIDFLADGHVLQMLDAVRDELSTVVREAGQGALLRDGMTVVIAGRPNAGKSSLLNALAGREAAIVTDIAGTTRDVLREHIHIDGMPLHVVDTAGLRDTDDQVEKIGVERALKAIGEADRVLLVVDATAPEAADPFALWPEFLEQRPDPAKVTLIRNKADLSAETIGLEVSDDGHVTISLSAKAGGEGLELLREHLKACMGYEQTSESSFSARRRHLEALHHASAALEHGRSQLTLAGAGELLAEDLRQAQQSLGEITGAFSSDDLLGRIFSSFCIGK